From one Rosa rugosa chromosome 4, drRosRugo1.1, whole genome shotgun sequence genomic stretch:
- the LOC133743628 gene encoding uncharacterized protein LOC133743628 isoform X1: MGKGEKSLHQQQQQHSHQSHQPHDSSSSSSSGFVCPQCSRFFNGIAHQFTFRCVFVLILGLSVFLSGIFWILPRHSVNNGFDAKEAIKLSATVQAYFRLEKPVRELVPHIGQLEYDIYGEIGVPGTKVAILSMHQYGASNWTDVVFGVLSDPVNVPILPVSLSVLRSSLVELFLEQSNLTLTASTFGQPYMFEILKYPGGITVIPGKAASIWQIPQILFNFTLNNSITEIVENFGELKEQLRFGLHLRPYEDVFLQVTNTLGSTTDSPVEVQASLMSAFGGLLPQRLKQLAQTITGSPARNLGLDNSVFGKVKSIRLSSYLKGTLFATPPTPSPAPSPELSDTAGPSISPNPAPTVYSSAPSPSKTTHPPPPCLYHGSTHPSSSPTPHFNPSMPPTYAPRTSPYSPSMSPSSQMAPHASPAPGVSYASSPGYKKSAKGLRSPSPAPTPSSLAVGPFYKEIRLLGFCGLFIFHLLCW; the protein is encoded by the exons ATGGGGAAAGGTGAGAAAAGCCTgcaccagcagcagcagcagcacagCCACCAGAGTCATCAACCCcacgattcttcttcttcttcttcttctgggttcgTCTGTCCTCAATGTTCCAGATTCTTCAACGGAATCGCCCACCAGTTCACCTTTCGATGCGTCTTCGTTTTGATTCTCGGATTATCGGTTTTTCTCTCCGGGATCTTCTGGATCCTTCCTCGGCATTCCGTCAATAATGGGTTCGATGCCAAAGAGGCCATTAAGCTCAGTG CCACAGTTCAGGCATACTTCAGACTGGAAAAGCCAGTTCGAGAGCTTGTTCCACACATCGGTCAATTAGAATACGATATCTATGGGGAAATAGGTGTCCCAGGTACAAAG GTGGCTATTTTGTCCATGCACCAATACGGTGCATCTAACTGGACTGATGTGGTGTTCGGTGTTCTTTCCGATCCCGTGAATGTTCCGATACTTCCTGTGTCCTTAAGTGTGCTGAGATCATCTTTGGTTGAGCTGTTCCTTGAGCAATCTAATCTTACATTGACGGCATCAACGTTCGGGCAACCATATATGTTTGAGATTCTAAAGTATCCTGGGGGAATCACTGTGATTCCTGGGAAAGCTGCTTCAATCTGGCAGATACCGCAGATTCTGTTTAACTTTACTCTCAATAATTCAATAACTGAAATAGTGGAAAATTTTGGTGAGCTAAAGGAGCAGCTGAGGTTTGGGTTGCATTTAAGGCCTTACGAG GATGTCTTTCTGCAAGTAACAAACACATTGGGTTCAACTACAGATTCCCCAGTTGAAGTTCAAGCTTCGCTTATGTCTGCTTTTGGGGGACTTCTGCCACAGAGGTTGAAACAGTTAGCTCAGACAATTACAGGCTCTCCGGCAAGAAATCTCGGCCTTGATAACTCCGTCTTTGGTAAGGTCAAAAGTATCAGATTATCCTCCTATTTGAAGGGTACACTTTTTGCCACCCCTCCAACTCCTTCTCCAGCTCCATCACCAGAACTAAGTGATACTGCAGGACCATCAATCTCTCCAAATCCTGCTCCAACAGTTTACTCTTCAGCACCTTCACCCTCCAAGACTAcacatcctcctcctccatgtTTATACCATGGTTCTACTCATCCAAGCTCCTCGCCAACTCCTCATTTTAACCCTAGTATGCCCCCTACTTATGCACCTAGAACTTCGCCTTACTCACCTTCTATGAGTCCCTCATCTCAAATGGCCCCACATGCATCACCCGCTCCCGGAGTGTCCTATGCTTCTAGTCCAGGCTACAAGAAAAGTGCAAAAGGCTTGAGGTCTCCATCACCCGCCCCAACCCCATCAT cttTAGCGGTAGGGCCTTTCTACAAAGAGATACGATTATTGGGATTTTGTGGACTCTTCatctttcatcttctttgttgGTGA
- the LOC133744051 gene encoding RHOMBOID-like protein 10, chloroplastic, whose translation MVGMISSGDVQSQWFSLPKVGRSAIPSPVHLIASATSLRLTHHFRLHSLLRSYFQKLAHISPLHKLKEGFNTIPLPTPTSICFAFFNGRDNSNDLTNEDMPNSKMSTRNSFTGRQWTNLLLALNIIVFIAQVGTQNDLILWGAKINRLIDKGQLWRLVTSSFLHANVGHLLVNCYSLNNVGPTMERLSGSKRFLAIYFTSAIASSAMSYWCSQAPAVGASGAVFGLVGSLAVFVMRHRGLVGGGKEDLKHIAYVIVLNMSIGLFSKGIDNWGHLGGLLGGAATAWLLGPAWKYEFSSTDRRRIFADKAPIFYLINRKTRS comes from the exons ATGGTTGGGATGATAAGTTCAGGTGATGTCCAGTCACAGTGGTTCTCTCTACCCAAAGTGGGTCGCTCTGCAATTCCAAGCCCCGTTCATCTCATTGCCTCTGCCACTTCTCTCCGCCTCACCCACCACTTCCGCCTTCATTCCCTTCTCCGCTCCTATTTTCAG aaacttgctcaTATCAGTCCCTTGCATAAACTGAAGGAAGGGTTTAACACTATACCATTGCCAACTCCTACTTCAATTTGCTTTGCTTTCTTTAATGGAAGAGACAACAGCAATGATCTCACTAATGAAGACATGCCCAACTCTAAAATGTCCACTAGAAACTCCTTCACTGGAAGACAATGGACCAATCTTCTCCTTGCTCTTAACATCAT AGTTTTTATCGCGCAAGTTGGGACACAAAATGACTTAATCCTATGGGGTGCCAAG aTAAATAGGCTTATCGATAAAGGACAATTGTGGAGGCTCGTCACGAGTTCCTTTTTGCACGCAAATGTTGGCCACCTCTTG GTTAATTGCTATTCTTTGAATAATGTTGGCCCTACCATGGAGAGGCTCAGTGGTTCGAAGAGATTTCTTGCGATTTACTTCACCTCTGCAATTGCAA GTTCAGCAATGAGTTATTGGTGCAGCCAGGCACCTGCGGTTGGTGCATCAGGAGCAGTCTTCGGCTTA GTGGGATCTCTTGCAGTATTTGTCATGAGGCATAGAGGTCTGGTTGGAGGTGGCAAAGAAGATTTAAAGCACATAGCATATGTAATTGTCCTAAATATG TCTATTGGGCTGTTCTCCAAAGGCATTGACAACTGGGGCCAT CTGGGAGGCTTGCTTGGTGGAGCTGCCACAGCATGGCTTTTAGGACCTGCCTGGAAGTACGAATTTTCTTCCACTGATAGACGAAGGATCTTTGCTGACAAGGCTCCTATTTTCTACCTCATCAACAGGAAAACTAGATCGTAG
- the LOC133743628 gene encoding uncharacterized protein LOC133743628 isoform X2: MGKGEKSLHQQQQQHSHQSHQPHDSSSSSSSGFVCPQCSRFFNGIAHQFTFRCVFVLILGLSVFLSGIFWILPRHSVNNGFDAKEAIKLSATVQAYFRLEKPVRELVPHIGQLEYDIYGEIGVPGTKVAILSMHQYGASNWTDVVFGVLSDPVNVPILPVSLSVLRSSLVELFLEQSNLTLTASTFGQPYMFEILKYPGGITVIPGKAASIWQIPQILFNFTLNNSITEIVENFGELKEQLRFGLHLRPYEDVFLQVTNTLGSTTDSPVEVQASLMSAFGGLLPQRLKQLAQTITGSPARNLGLDNSVFGKVKSIRLSSYLKGTLFATPPTPSPAPSPELSDTAGPSISPNPAPTVYSSAPSPSKTTHPPPPCLYHGSTHPSSSPTPHFNPSMPPTYAPRTSPYSPSMSPSSQMAPHASPAPGVSYASSPGYKKSAKGLRSPSPAPTPSYPHATKCDRGCLYNLCMLCSEVQKWT; this comes from the exons ATGGGGAAAGGTGAGAAAAGCCTgcaccagcagcagcagcagcacagCCACCAGAGTCATCAACCCcacgattcttcttcttcttcttcttctgggttcgTCTGTCCTCAATGTTCCAGATTCTTCAACGGAATCGCCCACCAGTTCACCTTTCGATGCGTCTTCGTTTTGATTCTCGGATTATCGGTTTTTCTCTCCGGGATCTTCTGGATCCTTCCTCGGCATTCCGTCAATAATGGGTTCGATGCCAAAGAGGCCATTAAGCTCAGTG CCACAGTTCAGGCATACTTCAGACTGGAAAAGCCAGTTCGAGAGCTTGTTCCACACATCGGTCAATTAGAATACGATATCTATGGGGAAATAGGTGTCCCAGGTACAAAG GTGGCTATTTTGTCCATGCACCAATACGGTGCATCTAACTGGACTGATGTGGTGTTCGGTGTTCTTTCCGATCCCGTGAATGTTCCGATACTTCCTGTGTCCTTAAGTGTGCTGAGATCATCTTTGGTTGAGCTGTTCCTTGAGCAATCTAATCTTACATTGACGGCATCAACGTTCGGGCAACCATATATGTTTGAGATTCTAAAGTATCCTGGGGGAATCACTGTGATTCCTGGGAAAGCTGCTTCAATCTGGCAGATACCGCAGATTCTGTTTAACTTTACTCTCAATAATTCAATAACTGAAATAGTGGAAAATTTTGGTGAGCTAAAGGAGCAGCTGAGGTTTGGGTTGCATTTAAGGCCTTACGAG GATGTCTTTCTGCAAGTAACAAACACATTGGGTTCAACTACAGATTCCCCAGTTGAAGTTCAAGCTTCGCTTATGTCTGCTTTTGGGGGACTTCTGCCACAGAGGTTGAAACAGTTAGCTCAGACAATTACAGGCTCTCCGGCAAGAAATCTCGGCCTTGATAACTCCGTCTTTGGTAAGGTCAAAAGTATCAGATTATCCTCCTATTTGAAGGGTACACTTTTTGCCACCCCTCCAACTCCTTCTCCAGCTCCATCACCAGAACTAAGTGATACTGCAGGACCATCAATCTCTCCAAATCCTGCTCCAACAGTTTACTCTTCAGCACCTTCACCCTCCAAGACTAcacatcctcctcctccatgtTTATACCATGGTTCTACTCATCCAAGCTCCTCGCCAACTCCTCATTTTAACCCTAGTATGCCCCCTACTTATGCACCTAGAACTTCGCCTTACTCACCTTCTATGAGTCCCTCATCTCAAATGGCCCCACATGCATCACCCGCTCCCGGAGTGTCCTATGCTTCTAGTCCAGGCTACAAGAAAAGTGCAAAAGGCTTGAGGTCTCCATCACCCGCCCCAACCCCATCAT ATCCACATGCAACCAAATGTGATCGAGGATGTTTATACAACTTGTGCATGCTATGCAGTGAAGTGCAAAAGTGGACCTAA